One stretch of Punica granatum isolate Tunisia-2019 chromosome 5, ASM765513v2, whole genome shotgun sequence DNA includes these proteins:
- the LOC116206885 gene encoding DNA ligase 6 isoform X3, with the protein MASEAPKTLDSTRLFTAALGPSSPGPPFPLPPIPSDIPLSKLIPKTRFLVDAFRHVGDHSISYFLSHFHSDHYTGLAPNWCKGIIFCSRITSRLLVEVLKVPDCFVVSLPLSETVLIDGCEVTLIDANHCPGAVQFLFKIPIGDGKLERYVHTGDFRFCDSMRGEPFLKEFVGCDAIFLDTTYCNPKFVFPPQEESIDYIVSAIEKVGSECRGSAEKVLFLIATYVIGKERILLEVARRRSCKVYVDGRKMMVLSVLGYGNSGLFTEDECESCVHVVGWNILGETWPYFRPNFVKMREILMEKGYDKVVGFVPTGWTYEVKRDKFAVRTKDPFEIHLVPYSEHSNYDELREFVRFLKPKHVFPTVGLDVEKLDSKHLQKLQKHFAGLVNETANKRDFLMNFGRVSSEHDEVCQADLKLETDAQTSAEDACENSSVASVFDGSSVQEEQGLPNLLLQSEAREEVLQELRACLPAWATRDQMLDLISTSGSDIIEAASNFYERETDFYRQVSASLTTSSDASVSVSTPSSAKSNPARNMNFLSSRAEKATKTIQVKKSPSLGKKKSVNENPKRKRKIDAKLEPLGSGSGSRQSRITSFFTKKSPAAPLGCVVGTESLQSIREEDSSSNPVDEKIDKFLQIINGNESSRNYAASILEKAKGDINKALDLYYANPVNSPSHDKGVLEIHDSAIQTLSTVDDSSSSKIVKTLPENSVNIPAVPIEEAAAEHEKNCISLPPEKYDPVLHACWRSGQPAPYIHLARTFELVEREKGKIKATSMLCNMFRSLLALSLEDVLPVVYLCTNKIASDHENMELNIGGSLVTTALEEACGVKRSKIRDMYNKLGDLGDVAQECRQTQTLLASPSPLLIKDVFSELKRISLQTGGGRTIRKRGIIVKLMRSCREMEMKFLVRTLVRNLRIGAMMRTILPALAQAVVMNSTSNFHCKDTTERLQKMQDVIVPSLMKEGVEFSSSTLSMTPGIPIKPMLAKITNGIPSVVKLFQNRAFTCEYKYDGQRAQIHKSLDGSIRIFSRNGDETTSRFPDVVAIINESCKASAMTFVLDAEIVAVDRNRSKLMSFQELSSRERGSRDSSIPVDSIKVEICVFVFDIMFANGEQLLSFPLRERRKYLMELFNDEKRSYFEYAKQMTVEGEEADLSSEATVTKINSFLEDALRSSCEGIMVKSLDDDAGYSPSKRSDSWLKVKRDYVEGLSDSLDLVPIGAWHGNGRKAGWYSPFLMACYNPEAEEYQSVCRVMSGFSDSFYIEMKEFFSGDRILSRKPPYYKTGEVPDVWFSSEVVWEIRGADFTVSPVHQAAIGLVHPSRGISVRFPRFIRRVSDRNPDECSTAADVAEMFQSQSRKMDVTGGRE; encoded by the exons ATGGCTTCTGAAGCTCCCAAAACCCTAGACTCCACCCGCCTATTCACTGCCGCCCTCGGTCCCTCCTCCCCGGGACCCccatttcctcttcctcctatTCCTTCCGATATCCCTCTCTCGAAGCTCATCCCTAAGACCCGTTTTCTCGTCGATGCATTCCGCCACGTGGGTGATCACTCTATCTCTTACTTCCTCTCCCACTTTCACTCCGACCACTACACTGGCCTCGCCCCAAATTGGTGTAAAGGCATAATATTTTGCTCCCGTATTACTTCCCGCCTCCTCGTGGAAGTCCTGAAAGTACCCGATTGCTTTGTCGTGTCTTTACCGCTCAGTGAGACTGTTTTGATTGACGGGTGTGAGGTCACATTGATCGATGCCAACCACTGCCCTGGAGCAGTACAATTTCTGTTCAAGATTCCTATTGGCGATGGCAAGCTGGAGAGGTATGTTCACACGGGGgactttcgtttctgcgattcTATGAGAGGGGAGCCTTTCCTCAAAGAGTTCGTGGGCTGTGATGCAATTTTCTTGGACACTACTTATTGTAATCCCAAATTTGTCTTCCCTCCGCAAGAGGAATCTATTGATTATATTGTTAGTGCTATTGAAAAGGTTGGAAGTGAATGCCGGGGCTCTGCAGAGAAGGTTCTGTTTCTTATAGCTACCTATGTCATTGGAAAAGAGAGGATTTTGCTGGAAGTCGCACGGAGACGTTCCTGTAAGGTATATGTCGACGGTCGAAAGATGATGGTTTTAAGTGTTTTGGGGTATGGAAACAGTGGCTTATTCACAGAAGATGAGTGCGAAAGTTGTGTTCATGTGGTCGGGTGGAATATCTTAGGTGAGACATGGCCATATTTTCGACCCAATTTCGTCAAGATGAGGGAGATTTTGATGGAAAAGGGATATGATAAAGTCGTGGGTTTTGTGCCCACTGGGTGGACATATGAAGTGAAACGAGATAAATTTGCGGTCAGGACCAAGGATCCGTTTGAGATTCATCTTGTACCATATAGTGAGCATTCGAACTACGATGAGCTTAGGGAGTTTGTCAGATTTTTAAAACCGAAGCATGTCTTTCCTACAGTGGGCTTAGATGTTGAGAAGCTTGACAGCAAGCATCTCCAAAAATTGCAGAAGCATTTTGCTGGATTGGTGAATGAGACAGCAAACAAGAGggattttttaatgaatttcggTCGGGTGTCTTCTGAACATGATGAAGTGTGTCAAGCAGATTTGAAACTGGAGACAGATGCACAAACTTCTGCTGAAGATGCCTGTGAAAATTCTTCTGTAGCATCTGTATTTGATGGCTCATCTGTCCAGGAAGAACAAGGTTTGCCAAATCTTCTGCTTCAGAGTGAGGCAAGGGAGGAGGTTTTGCAGGAACTCCGTGCTTGTCTGCCCGCTTGGGCCACGAGGGATCAAATGTTAGACCTAATTAGCACTTCGGGAAGTGATATAATTGAAGCAGCTTCTAACTTCTATGAACGCGAAACTGATTTTTACCGCCAAGTTTCTGCTTCCTTGACTACCTCATCTGATGCCTCTGTGTCAGTTTCAACACCGAGTTCTGCCAAGAGTAACCCTGCGAGAAATATGAATTTCCTTTCAAGTAGAGCAGAGAAGGCGACTAAAACCATTCAAGTGAAAAAAAGTCCCAGCTTGGGTAAGAAGAAGAGTGTCAATGAAAATCCAAAAAGGAAGCGTAAGATTGATGCAAAACTGGAGCCTTTGGGTAGTGGGAGTGGGTCTAGACAATCTAGAATAACAAGCTTTTTCACTAAAAAGTCGCCTGCTGCTCCCCTGGGTTGTGTGGTTGGGACTGAGTCTCTCCAAAGCATTAGGGAAGAAGACTCGTCTTCCAATCCAGTTGACGAGAAAATAGATAAGTTtcttcaaataataaatggcaaTGAATCATCAAGAAACTATGCTGCGAGCATCTTGGAGAAGGCAAAAGGAGACATTAACAAAGCATTAGATTTATATTATGCTAATCCTGTGAATTCTCCCAGTCACGATAAAGGGGTTTTGGAAATACATGACTCTGCAATTCAAACTCTCTCTACTGTTGATGATAGTTCTAGCTCCAAGATAGTCAAAACTCTGCCAGAAAATTCAGTAAATATTCCTGCTGTTCCTATCGAGGAGGCAGCAGCAGAACATGAGAAGAATTGCATATCATTACCACCGGAAAAGTACGACCCGGTACTGCATG CCTGTTGGAGAAGTGGACAGCCTGCTCCTTACATCCATCTAGCACGGACCTTTGAACTGGTTGAGCGGGAGAAGGGCAAGATAAAGGCTACATCTATGCTTTGCAACATGTTCAGAAG TTTGTTGGCCCTATCACTGGAAGACGTGTTGCCCGTTGTATATCTCTGTACAAATAAGATTGCCTCTGACCATGAAAATATG GAACTAAATATTGGTGGGAGCTTGGTTACAACAGCTTTGGAAGAGGCTTGTGGGGTGAAACGGTCTAAAATAAGGGATATGTACAACAAATTAGGTGATCTTG GTGATGTTGCCCAAGAATGCCGTCAAACGCAAACATTACTTGCCTCTCCTTCACCACTTCTGATTAAAGATGTGTTCTCTGAGTTGAAAAGGATAAG TCTTCAAACAGGTGGCGGAAGAACCATTCGGAAAAGGGGCATTATTGTGAAGCTCATGCGCTCTTGTAGAGAGATGGAGATGAAATTTCTTGTCAGAACTCTG GTGAGGAATCTCCGCATTGGAGCAATGATGAGGACTATTCTGCCTGCATTAGCTCAAGCTGTCGTAATGAATTCAACCTCCAATTTTCATTGCAAAGACACAACAGAAAGGTTGCAGAAGATGCAG GATGTGATTGTACCTTCTCTAATGAAGGAAGGcgttgaattttcttcatcgACCCTATCAATGACTCCTGGAATACCTATAAAGCCGATGCTTGCGAA AATTACTAATGGAATTCCATCAGTGGTCAAACTCTTCCAGAACAGGGCTTTCACATGCGAATATAA ATACGATGGTCAGCGTGCCCAAATTCACAAGTCACTTGATGGATCTATTCGCATATTTTCTCGAAATGGGGATGAGACAACCTCTAGATTTCCCGATGTTGTTGCCATTATCAATGAGTCTTGTAAAGCATCTGCCATGACGTTTGTATTGGATGCTGAG ATAGTGGCGGTTGACCGGAACAGGAGCAAACTCATGTCCTTTCAAGAACTATCATCCAGAGAAAGAGGCAGTAGAGATTCGTCAATCCCTGTAGATAGCATAAAG GTTGAAATTTGCGTATTTGTTTTCGACATCATGTTTGCCAATGGCGAGCA GTTGCTGAGCTTTCCTCTCCGCGAAAGACGTAAAT ATTTGATGGAGCTGTTCAATGACGAGAAGAGGAGCTACTTTGAATATGCAAAACAAATGACC GTTGAAGGAGAGGAAGCTGATCTGTCCAGTGAAGCCACTGTCACTAAGATTAACTCCTTTCTCGAAGATGCTCTTCGATCTTCATGTGAAGGAATCATGGTCAAATCCTTGGACGATGATGCTGGATATTCTCCATCAAAGCGTTCTGATTCATGGTTAAAG GTAAAACGGGACTATGTGGAAGGACTGAGCGACTCTCTTGATTTAGTTCCCATCGGTGCTTGGCATGGTAATGGGAGAAAAGCTGGATG GTATAGTCCATTTCTTATGGCATGTTATAACCCGGAGGCGGAAGAGTATCAAAGTGTATGTCGAGTCATGTCAGGGTTTTCTGATTCATTCTACATTGAG ATGAAGGAGTTCTTTTCGGGGGACAGGATTTTGTCCAGGAAGCCACCTTACTATAAAACGGGTGAGGTGCCCGACGTGTGGTTCTCTTCGGAAGTTGTCTGGGAAATAAGGGGTGCAGATTTCACAGTATCGCCAGTCCACCAAGCTGCAATAGGTTTAGTCCATCCTTCACGAGGAATCTCTGTGAGGTTCCCGCGGTTCATCCGCCGCGTCTCCGACAGGAACCCCGATGAGTGTAGCACAGCTGCAGATGTTGCAGAGATGTTCCAGTCTCAAAGTCGGAAAATGGATGTGACTGGTGGCCGGGAGTGA
- the LOC116206885 gene encoding DNA ligase 6 isoform X2, which translates to MASEAPKTLDSTRLFTAALGPSSPGPPFPLPPIPSDIPLSKLIPKTRFLVDAFRHVGDHSISYFLSHFHSDHYTGLAPNWCKGIIFCSRITSRLLVEVLKVPDCFVVSLPLSETVLIDGCEVTLIDANHCPGAVQFLFKIPIGDGKLERYVHTGDFRFCDSMRGEPFLKEFVGCDAIFLDTTYCNPKFVFPPQEESIDYIVSAIEKVGSECRGSAEKVLFLIATYVIGKERILLEVARRRSCKVYVDGRKMMVLSVLGYGNSGLFTEDECESCVHVVGWNILGETWPYFRPNFVKMREILMEKGYDKVVGFVPTGWTYEVKRDKFAVRTKDPFEIHLVPYSEHSNYDELREFVRFLKPKHVFPTVGLDVEKLDSKHLQKLQKHFAGLVNETANKRDFLMNFGRVSSEHDEVCQADLKLETDAQTSAEDACENSSVASVFDGSSVQEEQGLPNLLLQSEAREEVLQELRACLPAWATRDQMLDLISTSGSDIIEAASNFYERETDFYRQVSASLTTSSDASVSVSTPSSAKSNPARNMNFLSSRAEKATKTIQVKKSPSLGKKKSVNENPKRKRKIDAKLEPLGSGSGSRQSRITSFFTKKSPAAPLGCVVGTESLQSIREEDSSSNPVDEKIDKFLQIINGNESSRNYAASILEKAKGDINKALDLYYANPVNSPSHDKGVLEIHDSAIQTLSTVDDSSSSKIVKTLPENSVNIPAVPIEEAAAEHEKNCISLPPEKYDPVLHACWRSGQPAPYIHLARTFELVEREKGKIKATSMLCNMFRSLLALSLEDVLPVVYLCTNKIASDHENMELNIGGSLVTTALEEACGVKRSKIRDMYNKLGDVAQECRQTQTLLASPSPLLIKDVFSELKRISLQTGGGRTIRKRGIIVKLMRSCREMEMKFLVRTLVRNLRIGAMMRTILPALAQAVVMNSTSNFHCKDTTERLQKMQSLSAAVIEAYNILPSLDVIVPSLMKEGVEFSSSTLSMTPGIPIKPMLAKITNGIPSVVKLFQNRAFTCEYKYDGQRAQIHKSLDGSIRIFSRNGDETTSRFPDVVAIINESCKASAMTFVLDAEIVAVDRNRSKLMSFQELSSRERGSRDSSIPVDSIKVEICVFVFDIMFANGEQLLSFPLRERRKYLMELFNDEKRSYFEYAKQMTVEGEEADLSSEATVTKINSFLEDALRSSCEGIMVKSLDDDAGYSPSKRSDSWLKVKRDYVEGLSDSLDLVPIGAWHGNGRKAGWYSPFLMACYNPEAEEYQSVCRVMSGFSDSFYIEMKEFFSGDRILSRKPPYYKTGEVPDVWFSSEVVWEIRGADFTVSPVHQAAIGLVHPSRGISVRFPRFIRRVSDRNPDECSTAADVAEMFQSQSRKMDVTGGRE; encoded by the exons ATGGCTTCTGAAGCTCCCAAAACCCTAGACTCCACCCGCCTATTCACTGCCGCCCTCGGTCCCTCCTCCCCGGGACCCccatttcctcttcctcctatTCCTTCCGATATCCCTCTCTCGAAGCTCATCCCTAAGACCCGTTTTCTCGTCGATGCATTCCGCCACGTGGGTGATCACTCTATCTCTTACTTCCTCTCCCACTTTCACTCCGACCACTACACTGGCCTCGCCCCAAATTGGTGTAAAGGCATAATATTTTGCTCCCGTATTACTTCCCGCCTCCTCGTGGAAGTCCTGAAAGTACCCGATTGCTTTGTCGTGTCTTTACCGCTCAGTGAGACTGTTTTGATTGACGGGTGTGAGGTCACATTGATCGATGCCAACCACTGCCCTGGAGCAGTACAATTTCTGTTCAAGATTCCTATTGGCGATGGCAAGCTGGAGAGGTATGTTCACACGGGGgactttcgtttctgcgattcTATGAGAGGGGAGCCTTTCCTCAAAGAGTTCGTGGGCTGTGATGCAATTTTCTTGGACACTACTTATTGTAATCCCAAATTTGTCTTCCCTCCGCAAGAGGAATCTATTGATTATATTGTTAGTGCTATTGAAAAGGTTGGAAGTGAATGCCGGGGCTCTGCAGAGAAGGTTCTGTTTCTTATAGCTACCTATGTCATTGGAAAAGAGAGGATTTTGCTGGAAGTCGCACGGAGACGTTCCTGTAAGGTATATGTCGACGGTCGAAAGATGATGGTTTTAAGTGTTTTGGGGTATGGAAACAGTGGCTTATTCACAGAAGATGAGTGCGAAAGTTGTGTTCATGTGGTCGGGTGGAATATCTTAGGTGAGACATGGCCATATTTTCGACCCAATTTCGTCAAGATGAGGGAGATTTTGATGGAAAAGGGATATGATAAAGTCGTGGGTTTTGTGCCCACTGGGTGGACATATGAAGTGAAACGAGATAAATTTGCGGTCAGGACCAAGGATCCGTTTGAGATTCATCTTGTACCATATAGTGAGCATTCGAACTACGATGAGCTTAGGGAGTTTGTCAGATTTTTAAAACCGAAGCATGTCTTTCCTACAGTGGGCTTAGATGTTGAGAAGCTTGACAGCAAGCATCTCCAAAAATTGCAGAAGCATTTTGCTGGATTGGTGAATGAGACAGCAAACAAGAGggattttttaatgaatttcggTCGGGTGTCTTCTGAACATGATGAAGTGTGTCAAGCAGATTTGAAACTGGAGACAGATGCACAAACTTCTGCTGAAGATGCCTGTGAAAATTCTTCTGTAGCATCTGTATTTGATGGCTCATCTGTCCAGGAAGAACAAGGTTTGCCAAATCTTCTGCTTCAGAGTGAGGCAAGGGAGGAGGTTTTGCAGGAACTCCGTGCTTGTCTGCCCGCTTGGGCCACGAGGGATCAAATGTTAGACCTAATTAGCACTTCGGGAAGTGATATAATTGAAGCAGCTTCTAACTTCTATGAACGCGAAACTGATTTTTACCGCCAAGTTTCTGCTTCCTTGACTACCTCATCTGATGCCTCTGTGTCAGTTTCAACACCGAGTTCTGCCAAGAGTAACCCTGCGAGAAATATGAATTTCCTTTCAAGTAGAGCAGAGAAGGCGACTAAAACCATTCAAGTGAAAAAAAGTCCCAGCTTGGGTAAGAAGAAGAGTGTCAATGAAAATCCAAAAAGGAAGCGTAAGATTGATGCAAAACTGGAGCCTTTGGGTAGTGGGAGTGGGTCTAGACAATCTAGAATAACAAGCTTTTTCACTAAAAAGTCGCCTGCTGCTCCCCTGGGTTGTGTGGTTGGGACTGAGTCTCTCCAAAGCATTAGGGAAGAAGACTCGTCTTCCAATCCAGTTGACGAGAAAATAGATAAGTTtcttcaaataataaatggcaaTGAATCATCAAGAAACTATGCTGCGAGCATCTTGGAGAAGGCAAAAGGAGACATTAACAAAGCATTAGATTTATATTATGCTAATCCTGTGAATTCTCCCAGTCACGATAAAGGGGTTTTGGAAATACATGACTCTGCAATTCAAACTCTCTCTACTGTTGATGATAGTTCTAGCTCCAAGATAGTCAAAACTCTGCCAGAAAATTCAGTAAATATTCCTGCTGTTCCTATCGAGGAGGCAGCAGCAGAACATGAGAAGAATTGCATATCATTACCACCGGAAAAGTACGACCCGGTACTGCATG CCTGTTGGAGAAGTGGACAGCCTGCTCCTTACATCCATCTAGCACGGACCTTTGAACTGGTTGAGCGGGAGAAGGGCAAGATAAAGGCTACATCTATGCTTTGCAACATGTTCAGAAG TTTGTTGGCCCTATCACTGGAAGACGTGTTGCCCGTTGTATATCTCTGTACAAATAAGATTGCCTCTGACCATGAAAATATG GAACTAAATATTGGTGGGAGCTTGGTTACAACAGCTTTGGAAGAGGCTTGTGGGGTGAAACGGTCTAAAATAAGGGATATGTACAACAAATTAG GTGATGTTGCCCAAGAATGCCGTCAAACGCAAACATTACTTGCCTCTCCTTCACCACTTCTGATTAAAGATGTGTTCTCTGAGTTGAAAAGGATAAG TCTTCAAACAGGTGGCGGAAGAACCATTCGGAAAAGGGGCATTATTGTGAAGCTCATGCGCTCTTGTAGAGAGATGGAGATGAAATTTCTTGTCAGAACTCTG GTGAGGAATCTCCGCATTGGAGCAATGATGAGGACTATTCTGCCTGCATTAGCTCAAGCTGTCGTAATGAATTCAACCTCCAATTTTCATTGCAAAGACACAACAGAAAGGTTGCAGAAGATGCAG AGCCTTTCTGCTGCAGTTATTGAAGCGTATAATATCCTTCCAAGCttg GATGTGATTGTACCTTCTCTAATGAAGGAAGGcgttgaattttcttcatcgACCCTATCAATGACTCCTGGAATACCTATAAAGCCGATGCTTGCGAA AATTACTAATGGAATTCCATCAGTGGTCAAACTCTTCCAGAACAGGGCTTTCACATGCGAATATAA ATACGATGGTCAGCGTGCCCAAATTCACAAGTCACTTGATGGATCTATTCGCATATTTTCTCGAAATGGGGATGAGACAACCTCTAGATTTCCCGATGTTGTTGCCATTATCAATGAGTCTTGTAAAGCATCTGCCATGACGTTTGTATTGGATGCTGAG ATAGTGGCGGTTGACCGGAACAGGAGCAAACTCATGTCCTTTCAAGAACTATCATCCAGAGAAAGAGGCAGTAGAGATTCGTCAATCCCTGTAGATAGCATAAAG GTTGAAATTTGCGTATTTGTTTTCGACATCATGTTTGCCAATGGCGAGCA GTTGCTGAGCTTTCCTCTCCGCGAAAGACGTAAAT ATTTGATGGAGCTGTTCAATGACGAGAAGAGGAGCTACTTTGAATATGCAAAACAAATGACC GTTGAAGGAGAGGAAGCTGATCTGTCCAGTGAAGCCACTGTCACTAAGATTAACTCCTTTCTCGAAGATGCTCTTCGATCTTCATGTGAAGGAATCATGGTCAAATCCTTGGACGATGATGCTGGATATTCTCCATCAAAGCGTTCTGATTCATGGTTAAAG GTAAAACGGGACTATGTGGAAGGACTGAGCGACTCTCTTGATTTAGTTCCCATCGGTGCTTGGCATGGTAATGGGAGAAAAGCTGGATG GTATAGTCCATTTCTTATGGCATGTTATAACCCGGAGGCGGAAGAGTATCAAAGTGTATGTCGAGTCATGTCAGGGTTTTCTGATTCATTCTACATTGAG ATGAAGGAGTTCTTTTCGGGGGACAGGATTTTGTCCAGGAAGCCACCTTACTATAAAACGGGTGAGGTGCCCGACGTGTGGTTCTCTTCGGAAGTTGTCTGGGAAATAAGGGGTGCAGATTTCACAGTATCGCCAGTCCACCAAGCTGCAATAGGTTTAGTCCATCCTTCACGAGGAATCTCTGTGAGGTTCCCGCGGTTCATCCGCCGCGTCTCCGACAGGAACCCCGATGAGTGTAGCACAGCTGCAGATGTTGCAGAGATGTTCCAGTCTCAAAGTCGGAAAATGGATGTGACTGGTGGCCGGGAGTGA